Below is a window of Candidatus Desulfatibia profunda DNA.
CATATTCTTGGCTTCACTGCCGACAGCCAATACCCGGTTTTTCATGCGGTTGTCGGTCCGAACCGCAACCACTGAGGGTTCATTCAAAACGATACCTTTACCTTTTACATAAACAAGCGTGTTGGCAGTGCCCAGATCAATGGCCAGATCGCTGGAGAATGCCCCTAAAATTTTATCTACAAATAGATTCATGACGCCTCTGCTTGGCAGCCCCCAAAGGGCGCCTATTGTATTCGTTTATTTACAATCTTTGGTCCTTTGACGACAAACTTGCACCTAAACCGAGCGTTTCAAATTTTAAAAGGGGATTAAATACCTTTTATTTTTAATGGATTATATTGATTTATATTTTTAAAATTTGAAACCCTTCGGGATTGCCGATCTTACCGCATCTACTACGTCAGATGCCGTCCCGCATAGTTGACTATAGCGGAACGACATCTTCCTTGTATCTGCGGCAACCTCGACAATCGCTCAATTTAGGTTGTTGATCGATAATAAAGTGTCATAAATTATCAAAATTATGCCATAATTACAAGAGAAATCTAAATATCGCCTTACATCGAATTTACGCGTTCCTTCCCGGTGTTCCAATGCCTTTTACGCTAAACCGGATTGTTTTGCAAAAGAAATAGAGGGCTAATATGTTGTCTTGAGCAACTTTTTCATAACCGTATCATGCAGTTTCGGCCGGAAGGCTTTTATCTTGGTGTTTTCACGTGTCGGATGGACGCGGTTGGTCAGCAGGATTACAATCACACGGCGGTCAAGGTCCATCCAGAAAGACGTCCCGGTGAATCCTAAATGTCCGACAGTATCTTTTGAAAAATAGCGGCCGCAACTCGATCCGGTTGATGACGGCATGTCAAACCCGAGCGCCCGACCGGTAGCGTTGTGTTGTCTGAGAAATATTTGCAGTAATTCTTTGCTGAAAAAACTTTCAGAACGTCCGTGAAATTCAGACAGCAATACAAACAAAAGGCGGTAGACATCATCGGCGGTTCCGAATAACCCGGCATGGCCCCCAATGCCGCCGACAACATAGGGGGTTTTATCGTGGGCAGCACCCTCTAAAAAGAAATTCCGCCCTGGGCAGTGCTCGGGAGCGGCAAAATTTGCCTGGCGGATTTTTGCATCAAGATCCACAAAAAACAGGGTTTTAAAGGCCCGGGGCTGATAGATCTCATCGAATACCAATCGATCCAGCCTGTTTTTTGAAACCTGCTCAATGACCCAGTTCAAGATCATAAACCCCAGGTCGCTGTATAGCACCGTTTCGCCTACGGGGTTGATGAGCGGTTCTTTGGCCAGAAGGTCTCTTAAGACCTCCCTTCTGCGATCCGCTTGAACCTTTTCCAACGTTTTGTAATAGGGACGATAATCCGGCAAACCTGAATTGTGACAAAGCAACTGCTTTATGGATATTCGGGCTTTGTCCGAGTTCTTGAAGCGGGGCAGGATCGATCCTAACTGCTGATCCAGTCCCAGTTTGTTTTGGGAAACCAGCCGCATGACCGCCAACGTGGTTGCCAGCGGTTTGGTCAAAGATGCCAAGTCGAAAACAGTGTCTTTTGTCACTGGGCGTCCGGAAAAAATATCGGCATATCCATAGGCTTCGAAAAAGGTTATGGAATCGGCCTCAGAGACTAGGAGGACACCTCCAGGGAAAACCTCATCCGTTATGGCCTGCCTCATTAAGCGGTCAACTTGTTTCATACGCGTTTCGGGTTCCGTGTTGTCTGATGCTCTCCTTGGGCCCCAATTACCTGCAAACTGATTTTTTATTGCTTAGTTGTAAGATTTGTGCATTTTGTGTTAAAAAATTAATCTCAAACACGAAAACACGAAAAGGGGAAAGCACGATATTTTATATTCTTTTTCGTGTTTTCGTACTTTCGTGCTTTCGTGATAAGAAATCGTTTTCTTTTCAGGCATCTCCACGCTGTTCGCTGCCTTCTGCCCTCTGTCTTTATACGGTGGCGGGTTCATGGTAAATCAGCTTCCGGCGATCTGCATCCAGGGTTGCAGCGATTCCCAGCGGAATCGTGATATTGGTCCGGCCGTGACCGATATCAAAACCGGCAAGCACCGGAATGTCGACATCACTGAACATTTCTGCGACAATCCGGTAAATCCTATCAAGCTTCCCGCATTTTTCAAAGGAACCCAGCATCAGACCGGCCAGCCCGTCAAAACATCCGGCAAGCTTCATCTGGCTCAGCATCCGGTCGATCCTGTACGCAGCCTCGCCCTTATCTTCCAGAAACAATATCCGCCCTTTAAAGCCGGGGGCAAAAGGGGTTCCGACAAGGTGGCACAGCGTCGTGAGATTTCCGCCGGCCACCGGTCCGGAAGCCCGTCCCGGCTTAATTACCCTGCCGCTTGTGGGAGTTAGCTCCAGTTTGATATCCGAGGTCAAAGCGGCAAGCATGGCATCCCGGCTCTCTTTATCGTCATCAGCCAGCGTCGTCACCATGGGGCCGTGAAACGCGACCAGGCCGCAGCGTGCATAGAGCACAGACAGCAGTGCCGAGATATCACTGTAACCCACAAAGATTTTCGGGTGCTTCCGGATGGCTTCATAATCGAGCAAAGAAAGAATTCGCATGGAGCCGAAACCGCCCCTGGCACACACAATGGCCTTGATCGCCGGGTCGGCAAATAACCGGTTGATCAAATCCGCCCGTTGGGCGTCGGTCCCGGCCAGATACTCACGCTTTAAAAAAACGTCGTCCTCAACAGCTATCCGAAACCCCATGGATTCCAACACGGCCTTGCCCTTTGAAAATCGATCCCGGTCAAAAAGACTGGCCGGCGCCGCAATGCCGAGCGTATCACCCGGCTTCAGCCGCGCAGGTTTAACAAGTTTTGTTGCTCCAGGTTTCATGATTTAAAATTTATTTGCTAAAAACACGCACCCTCCTGA
It encodes the following:
- a CDS encoding LD-carboxypeptidase, whose translation is MKPGATKLVKPARLKPGDTLGIAAPASLFDRDRFSKGKAVLESMGFRIAVEDDVFLKREYLAGTDAQRADLINRLFADPAIKAIVCARGGFGSMRILSLLDYEAIRKHPKIFVGYSDISALLSVLYARCGLVAFHGPMVTTLADDDKESRDAMLAALTSDIKLELTPTSGRVIKPGRASGPVAGGNLTTLCHLVGTPFAPGFKGRILFLEDKGEAAYRIDRMLSQMKLAGCFDGLAGLMLGSFEKCGKLDRIYRIVAEMFSDVDIPVLAGFDIGHGRTNITIPLGIAATLDADRRKLIYHEPATV
- a CDS encoding serine hydrolase, with translation MKQVDRLMRQAITDEVFPGGVLLVSEADSITFFEAYGYADIFSGRPVTKDTVFDLASLTKPLATTLAVMRLVSQNKLGLDQQLGSILPRFKNSDKARISIKQLLCHNSGLPDYRPYYKTLEKVQADRRREVLRDLLAKEPLINPVGETVLYSDLGFMILNWVIEQVSKNRLDRLVFDEIYQPRAFKTLFFVDLDAKIRQANFAAPEHCPGRNFFLEGAAHDKTPYVVGGIGGHAGLFGTADDVYRLLFVLLSEFHGRSESFFSKELLQIFLRQHNATGRALGFDMPSSTGSSCGRYFSKDTVGHLGFTGTSFWMDLDRRVIVILLTNRVHPTRENTKIKAFRPKLHDTVMKKLLKTTY